In Deltaproteobacteria bacterium, a single genomic region encodes these proteins:
- a CDS encoding polysaccharide deacetylase family protein, producing the protein MNLQPADFHLSPAHVAGFVSFAAAILLFFVEPRLSAMPLGIYLLLCVAAPFLPRFSFFLPVVSKGTSGEKAVALTFDDGPDPRSTPELLRLLQKYQVPGTFFVTGEKAFHHPELIMDILSLGHSIGNHSYSHDNFIMLKGAKTLMKEIQSTQEILHNFGIRPLAFRPPVGITNPRLGKVLGKLEMYTVNFSCRAVDAGNRRIRNLSARILKRLRPDDIIALHDTMPPDDALSHWVNEIELILSGIRERGFTVYPLSQLIGRPVMVTETRDHAPDQDCK; encoded by the coding sequence ATGAACCTGCAACCAGCGGATTTCCATCTCTCCCCCGCGCATGTGGCGGGATTCGTCTCCTTCGCGGCAGCCATCCTCCTCTTCTTTGTGGAGCCAAGGCTCTCCGCAATGCCTCTGGGGATATATCTCCTCCTCTGTGTTGCGGCGCCCTTTCTACCCCGCTTCAGCTTCTTTCTTCCCGTGGTGAGCAAAGGGACATCAGGGGAAAAGGCCGTGGCCCTCACCTTTGATGACGGCCCCGATCCCCGATCTACCCCTGAATTGCTTCGACTCCTTCAAAAATATCAGGTCCCGGGGACGTTTTTTGTGACAGGAGAAAAGGCATTTCATCATCCCGAGCTGATTATGGACATCCTGTCACTGGGGCATTCCATCGGGAACCATTCCTACAGTCACGACAATTTCATCATGTTAAAGGGCGCCAAGACCCTCATGAAAGAGATTCAATCTACACAGGAGATTTTGCACAACTTCGGAATCAGGCCCCTGGCCTTCCGGCCGCCAGTCGGCATTACCAACCCCAGGCTGGGGAAGGTCCTTGGAAAATTGGAGATGTACACGGTGAACTTCAGCTGCCGGGCCGTTGATGCCGGGAACCGCCGGATCAGAAATCTCTCTGCAAGAATCCTGAAACGCCTCCGTCCCGATGACATTATCGCCCTCCACGATACCATGCCCCCGGATGACGCCCTTTCGCACTGGGTGAATGAAATCGAACTGATATTATCGGGCATCAGGGAACGGGGCTTCACCGTCTACCCCCTGTCTCAACTCATCGGCCGGCCGGTGATGGTGACCGAAACCAGGGACCATGCGCCGGATCAGGATTGCAAATAA